ACAGTCGCTGTTAAAGATGCTTTCAAAGTTAATGAACAGGGTGCTATATTTGCTATTATGAATATCGCTTTTGCTTTAGCTCCTGCTTTTGGTGCTGTCTTAGGAGTATTTCTTAGTCCTAACTTAATTTTTTGGATCCTACTAGTCGCAGCTACATTATTATTTATCAAAGTAGCACTTTTTTTCCCAGAAACTGTCAAGGAAAAAAACATGGATGCACTGACTATCAAATCATTCTTTCAGAACTACTTCTCTCTTTTTAAGGATCATCAATTCTTCTTTGCAACCTTTGTATTAGGAATAAATATTAGTGTGATATACGCATGTTTAGTTACAGCTCCAGATATATTTATCAATATATTGAAACTTGAAAAAGCTAATTTCCTATACTTACTTACAATTATGGTTACAGCAGTAGTATTAGGATCAATTATTTGCTCAAAATTAAGTCGCGTAATAGCATACAAGCATCTAGTTAATTTTGGTATGCTTTGTACTTTGATATCAGGAATACTCTTTATTTATGCCTTCCAAAAATTAACAGGACTAACTCTTTCTATAGCTTTAACCGGTGTTCTTTCTCTCACATTCATAGGTGTATCATTCAGTGTACCCTTATTAACACCAATAGCATTAGAAAACTTTACTACTACTGCTGGTGCTGCATCTTCAGTTATGGGGTTTATGCAGATGGGCATCGCCTCAATCACAACTGCTGTAATTAGTCAAATCCATTTTGGTAGTGAATTTACTTTAGCTTTTGCTTTTGTATTGCTACCACTTATTGGACTAATAATATTCTTCCCTTATAGTTGTTACTTCCTTAAGAAGTAAATATCCAAAGCCTTTATAGTCTTAGGCTTACGAATTAAAATAATTATATGATAGAATCTACTCTAAGTAATATATTTCAAATATTTAATAATTTATAAATGCAAAATTATAATGCTAAATCTATCGAGGTCCTCACAGGATTAGATCCTGTAAAAAAAAGACCTGGTATGTATACAAATACTGAAAACCCGAATCACCTTATACAAGAGATTGTTGATAACAGTGTTGATGAGGTTCTAGCGGGACATGCCAGTAAAATAAATATCACTCTATATAATGATAACAGTATAGAAGTTGCTGATGATGGTCGAGGTATGCCTGTAGATATTCATCCTGAGCATAAAATGTCTGGGATTGAGCTTATTATGACCAAACTACATTCAGGTGGTAAATTTAGTAACAAAAACTATACTCACTCAGGCGGTCTTCATGGAGTTGGGGTGTCCGTTGTCAATGCTCTGTCAAGCAAACTTGAAGCAGAAATCAAACGTGATGGTAATGTTTATCAAATAACTTTTGAAGATGGCCTAAAAACTAAAGATTTAGAGATCATTGATAGCGTTGGTAAAAAGAATACTGGTACTAAAATTAGATTTTGGCCTAACAAAAAATATTTTGATGATATCAAAGTTAATATCAAAGCTCTTAAAAATCTCTTGGAAGCCAAAGCAATACTATGTAAAGCACTTACAATTAAATATTTAAATGAAATAAAAAAAGAAAGAATCACGTGGCATTTTGAAACAGGGTTAAAAGGTTATCTTGATCATAAATTAGAAGCTGAAACACTTCCTCTTGAGCCTTTTATGATAGATAATTTTTCAAATGGTGATTCTTATTTAGATGCTGTATTTTGCTGGTGTGAAGACCCTTTAGAAAGTATCAAAAACAGTTATGTTAACCTAATTCCAACACCGCAAGATGGTACACATGTTACAGGTCTGAAAAATGGAGTTTATGATGCAATTAAGGCGTATATTGAAAAAAACTCTCTTGGAGCAAAGAACATCAAAGTTACAGCTAATGATTCCTTTGCTAAATTAAACTACGTAATATCAGTAAAAATAACAAATCCTCAATTTGCAGGACAAACAAAAGAGAAACTTTCCAATAAGGATGTAACATCATTTGTAGCCACTGCTGTCAAAGACTTACTAACAATATGGCTAAACCAAAATCCTGAAGAAGCGCGTCAAATTATTGAAAATATTAATAGTGTTGCTCAAAAAAGAATCAACGCTGATAAAAAAACAGCTCGTAAGCGTATTATGAATACTTCAATTCGGTTACCCGGCAAGCTTACAGACTGTATTAGCTCTGATGTTAGTTCTACTGAACTTTTTATAGTAGAGGGTGACTCTGCTGGAGGCTCTGCTAAACAAGCTCGTGATAAAAACTTTCAAGCCGTCCTACCTCTTAAAGGTAAAATCCTAAACAGCTGGGAACTTGATGCAGATACCATTATGAACTCTCAAGAAGTTCATAACATCGCTACAGCAATTGGTGTTGACCCAGATAGCGATGACATTTCGGGTTTAAGATATAATAAAATCTGTATACTCGCCGATGCTGACTCTGACGGTCTGCATATTGCCACTCTTTTATGTGCCATGTTTCTTAAACATTTTAGAAAACTTATTGAATGTGGACACATTTATATAGCCCAACCACCACTATTTAGAGTTGATATTGGTAAGAATACCTTTTATGCTCTTGATGAAAATGAAAAAGAAAAAATCTTAGCTGAAAATTCTAAACTAACTGGCAAAATAAATATCATGCGTTTCAAAGGTCTTGGCGAGATGAATCCTATCCAATTACGTGAATCTGCAATGGATGTTTCATCGAGAAGACTTTTACAGCTTACAGTTTCTAATACTTTTGATGATGCTGAAATTTTAGATATGCTTTTGGCGAAAAAAAGAGCCAAAGACCGTCGTGATTGGCTTGAAAATCATGGTGATAAAGCTGAAATTGAATAAATTTTGTAATTTATTTACAAACTTCAGCTAATCTTCCTGTCATCACCCCTAAGATAGCATCATCTGTTTCATTCATTCCTTTGCCCGTAGCCAATATTGCAATATTTTTGATAGTATCTTCTACATCATCACCAACAATACCGTCATGTGGAGTTACCGTATTACCAAGCATTGCAGCATTTACAGCATCAAACGCTGCATATACGGAGTTTGCTATCTTAATAGAGCATGATGAATTAGCGCCATCACACATAATACCAATAATTCCTGCTAAGGCATTAATAATAGATTTCTCAACTTTTTCTTCCGATAGTTCTAGCATCATTGCAAGACCACCAGCAATTCCTGCTGATGCGCACGTAGGACCACATAACGCAGATAGTCTACCGATACGTGACTTTATATAAACCGTTGATACAATTGCAAAAAATAAAGCTTGATAAAGCTTATCTTGAGACTTACCTCTTGACTTAGCAAATTCGATCAATGGTAAAGATAATGTTAAACCTATATTACCACTACCCGCAGCTGTCATCACAGGCAAAGCCGAACCGCCCATCCTAGCATCACTTCCAGCCGATGCTGCAGCTGCCGCACGATTACGGATATCATCACCATAGAAACCGTTATCAATTCCTGAACGAATATTTCTACCTGTTTGGATACCGTACTGATGAGCTAAGCCTTCATTAGATATATTAGAATTATCTTTAACAATTTTATCTAACATATCACTAATTTTAGATGTATCTAATTGTAATGCGATTCCATAAATCTCTTTAATTGAAAATTTAGAAATTATTTCATCAACAAGATTACTCTTATTATCTTCATCATTAACTTCATAAATAACTTCATCATTCTTTTTGATTAAAGTAATATTTGTATGTGTATATTTAAACTCAACCACAACCTTATCTTCGTTGTGATATGCTTCTATACGTATATATAGTTTTACAGGTACAGATGCATTAAACACTTTAATGCAATCTTTATCTAGATATTTTTGTACTTTTGGTAACTCTGCATCAGTCACTCCAGAAATAACCATAAGCTCTTTAGCTGCATTGCCTGCGATTGTACCCATTGCAACAGAGGCTTCTATACCAATCATTCCACCACTATTCGGTACAGTTACGCTTTTTACATTTTTAATCATATTACCAGAGGCAAAAACATCTATCCTATCAGGTATATGCCCTAGCACATCTCTTGTTTTTGCAGCACAATACGCCAAAGCAACTGGCTCCGTACAGCCTTCTGCTGGCACAACTTCTTTGTACAACAAATCTAT
The genomic region above belongs to Francisella salimarina and contains:
- a CDS encoding multidrug effflux MFS transporter, whose product is MYKGIRPSIFILILMVSLGPFGDTIYAPALPEIKTILGTDYPHVQLTITSYLLGYSVSQLLYGPFSDRFGRKPVMLVGSSFFIISSIICLLSTNIDTLIYARLLQGFGAAAGGVIATVAVKDAFKVNEQGAIFAIMNIAFALAPAFGAVLGVFLSPNLIFWILLVAATLLFIKVALFFPETVKEKNMDALTIKSFFQNYFSLFKDHQFFFATFVLGINISVIYACLVTAPDIFINILKLEKANFLYLLTIMVTAVVLGSIICSKLSRVIAYKHLVNFGMLCTLISGILFIYAFQKLTGLTLSIALTGVLSLTFIGVSFSVPLLTPIALENFTTTAGAASSVMGFMQMGIASITTAVISQIHFGSEFTLAFAFVLLPLIGLIIFFPYSCYFLKK
- the parE gene encoding DNA topoisomerase IV subunit B, which gives rise to MQNYNAKSIEVLTGLDPVKKRPGMYTNTENPNHLIQEIVDNSVDEVLAGHASKINITLYNDNSIEVADDGRGMPVDIHPEHKMSGIELIMTKLHSGGKFSNKNYTHSGGLHGVGVSVVNALSSKLEAEIKRDGNVYQITFEDGLKTKDLEIIDSVGKKNTGTKIRFWPNKKYFDDIKVNIKALKNLLEAKAILCKALTIKYLNEIKKERITWHFETGLKGYLDHKLEAETLPLEPFMIDNFSNGDSYLDAVFCWCEDPLESIKNSYVNLIPTPQDGTHVTGLKNGVYDAIKAYIEKNSLGAKNIKVTANDSFAKLNYVISVKITNPQFAGQTKEKLSNKDVTSFVATAVKDLLTIWLNQNPEEARQIIENINSVAQKRINADKKTARKRIMNTSIRLPGKLTDCISSDVSSTELFIVEGDSAGGSAKQARDKNFQAVLPLKGKILNSWELDADTIMNSQEVHNIATAIGVDPDSDDISGLRYNKICILADADSDGLHIATLLCAMFLKHFRKLIECGHIYIAQPPLFRVDIGKNTFYALDENEKEKILAENSKLTGKINIMRFKGLGEMNPIQLRESAMDVSSRRLLQLTVSNTFDDAEILDMLLAKKRAKDRRDWLENHGDKAEIE
- a CDS encoding L-cysteine desulfidase family protein, giving the protein MSREQQLIDLLYKEVVPAEGCTEPVALAYCAAKTRDVLGHIPDRIDVFASGNMIKNVKSVTVPNSGGMIGIEASVAMGTIAGNAAKELMVISGVTDAELPKVQKYLDKDCIKVFNASVPVKLYIRIEAYHNEDKVVVEFKYTHTNITLIKKNDEVIYEVNDEDNKSNLVDEIISKFSIKEIYGIALQLDTSKISDMLDKIVKDNSNISNEGLAHQYGIQTGRNIRSGIDNGFYGDDIRNRAAAAASAGSDARMGGSALPVMTAAGSGNIGLTLSLPLIEFAKSRGKSQDKLYQALFFAIVSTVYIKSRIGRLSALCGPTCASAGIAGGLAMMLELSEEKVEKSIINALAGIIGIMCDGANSSCSIKIANSVYAAFDAVNAAMLGNTVTPHDGIVGDDVEDTIKNIAILATGKGMNETDDAILGVMTGRLAEVCK